The sequence TTGCCCACAATCAGGCAATGATTTCTGTTGAGCCGGGAATGTATGAATATGAAGTGCAGGCATTGTATGAATATGCGTTTCAACGTCAAGGATCTGAGTTTAATGGTTATCCCTGCATCAATGGGACTGCAGAAAATTCCGTTATTCTTCATTACAATACCAACAGGAAAAAAATTAATAATGGCGATATTGTTCTTTCCGATTGTGCTGCGGAATATCGTGGTTATTCCAGTGATGTGACACGCTCCTACCCGGCAAATGGTAAATTCACCAAAGAACAAAAAGAGATCTATCAGATTGTTTTAAATGCACAGAAAGCAGCAATCGCCAAAATTAAACCGGGAGTGATGTGGAATGAAGTTTCCGCTGCTGCCGATTCTGTGATTGTGGAAGGATTGTTCTCGTTGGGAATTATGAAACAAAAAGAGGGAATGGGATTCAAAAAGTTTTACAATCATGGACTCGGACATCCTGTTGGATTAAATGTTCATGATGTGGGACAACAAATGATGGTTTCCGGAATGCTCTACACCGTTGAACCGGGAATCTATATTCCTGAAAACAGCGAGGGTGTCGATAAGAAATATTTTAATATTGGAATTCGGATCGAGGATGTAATCTTGGTAACCGAAAATGGAAATGAAAATCTTTCCGTAAGCGCAGTGAGAGAAATTTCTGATATTGAATTGTTAATGAAGAAAAAAGGAATTGGCAATCAGCCGTTAAAATAAATTGTTTCCGGCAGATGTAAGCAGAATCAGATTTGTCCAAAACACATTGATAAAAACAACAAGATACTTCACTCACTTCTTTTCTTGACGGAGCAAGAAAAGAAGCAAAAGAACTCCTTACGAAATTTAACGCGCGCGATGAATCCCGTTCGCTCTTGCCCGTTGATGGCGCGAATCGCGCCATCAAAAGTCCCGTCATTCATCGCTTTCCCATTCGCTCAATCCTCCTAAATTTCGCCTGCCCCGCCGTTCGCGAAGCGACACCTTTGGTGCAGGCAGGCACCCACGCACTTTAATACGATCTCTACAATACGGCAAAGAGGGCTTACTACTTGTTTTTTTAAAAAAATATTTGTCCAATTTGAGATACTATGGCCAATTTTGTATTCACTTGCGATTTATTTTGGACGGCAGTGATGCAGAATAAAATCTGCGATTTTTCTGCGACATCTGTGTAATCATTCTTATCTATTCTTCTTTTCAAAATCTAACAGCCATTTCTTACGCCATAATCCCCCACCATATCCGGTCAAACTCCCATCGCTCCCTATCACGCGGTGGCAGGGGATAATGATCGACATTCGGTTGAATCCATTGGCATTGGCCACAGCCCGTACTGCTTTACCGTGTTTCATTCGTTCCGCCTGCTGTTTATAGGAAACAGTTTCGCCGTACGGAATGTTGTGAAGCTGTTTCCAAACTCTGTTCTGAAATTCGGTCCCCGGTGTGATCAACGGAAGATCGAATGTTTTTCGTTTTCCGTCAAAATATTCTTTCAATTGAACCTGCAATCGTTCCAAATGTTTATTAGAGCCGAAGAGAATCGATCCGTGTAATCGTTTACGGATATCGCGCAATTCAAACTCCAGCATTCGTCGGTCAGTGTATTCCAATAAACAAATTCCCTCATTAGTAGCGCACGCAAACATCGGTCCCAATGGAGTAGGAAATCGAGTGATGGTAATGATATTCGTTGCAGAATGATCCGACGGAGCTTTTCCGATAAGTGATCGGAATGCATCGCTGAATCCGCTGAGTGATTCATATCCACTGTCATACGCTGCGGAAGTGACCGATTCTCCTTCCGATAATTTTTTGAACGCGCTGTTGATCCGCATCATCCGTTGGTATGAATGAAATGTGATGCCATGATGTCGTTTAAACCAACGACGGATCCGATTTGGCTCAATATTCATGGAACGGAGGTCGCCATCCTTCAATTTGTCCAACGGATGTTCCGTAATGCGGAAAATTATTTTCTTGATTTCAGTGGGATAATCGCCCACAACGGTCATTGGTGCACAGACTTTGCAGGGACGGTATCCGTGAAGAATAGCATCCTTTGGCGTGGAATAATATTCAACATTTTCCCGCTTCGGTTTGCGCGCGGTGCATGTTGGCCGGCAGAAAATACCGGTAGTTTTAATAGCGGCGTAGAAGGTTCCTTCGAACGTGCTGTCCTTGCGGAGCAAAGCGTTGTACATCGTATCGGCTGTAAGTGTCATAGTTTTTTTATGTTCAATATACTTTTTCATATGGAGCTGTTGCAACCGAAAAATTGACATGGAATTTTTTAAATAATGCTTTATGGTATCAAAAAAAATCCACATCTCAAAAAGCCCTCTAAGATGTGGATTTGATAGTAGAGATTGTTGTTATGCTTAAGTGAAGATCTTCTAAAATGCCTCAATTTCTTCCGATGTTAAATTGAAAACATCCGTCTTTAAATGAATATGATCTAACGCCTGCGCAATATCCGCAATAAGATCGTCATAATGTTCAACACCAACAGAGAGACGGATCAATTTTCCCGTGATATTGAGCTCTATTTTTTCGTTATCATCAAGATCCATGTGTGTCATAGTTGCCGGATGTTCGGCGAGACTTTCGGTGCTTCCTAAACTCACTGCCAGTTTAATCAACTTTAAATTGTTCAGGAATGTGAATGCTTCTTTTTCACCCCCCACAACATCGAAAGACAACATCGCGCCGGGAGAGAGACATTGTTTTTTATATACATCATATTGAACGGGATTTGTCTTATCCAAAAATCCGAGATAGTATACCCGTTCGATCTTTTGATGATGTGCTAAAAATTCTGCAACATGTTTTGCATTATGCGCCTGTGTTTCCATACGTGGTTTTAAAGTCTCCAGGCTCCGCAATAACAACCATCCGGTCCACGGTCCCGCCATATTTCCTAAAAAAGTTCTCAGCGTTTTTATTCTTTTAATGATTTTGGATGAACCAAGCACGGCGCCGGCAATAACATCGCTGTGCCCGCCAATATATTTTGTAGCAGAGTAGAGGACAATATCTGCTCCATGTTTTAAAGGATGCTGCCACAATGGACCAAAGTATGTGTTATCAACGGCAAGATAGACTTCTTTTTCTTTTGTCGAAAAATATGTTGCAATCTCTTTACAGCAGGCAATATCAATAAGATCGAGCGTAGGGTTTGCCGGTGTTTCAATATAGATCATCTTGAGAGTGTCCGCATGTCCGCTCTGCTCCACAATGTCGATCACTTCTTCGCGAAACTCACCCGTTTTGAATCGAATAATATTGATTCCAAATTGCGTTAAGACATGCTGCAAAAAATGTTCTGTTCCACCATACAGAGGAGAACTGTACAAAATAGTATCACCCGGTTTTAAGAATTCCAGCAAGACAGTAGAAATGGCAGACATTCCACTTTCAAAAACAGCACAATCTTCCGCACCATCCCACAACGTCAATCGATTCTCCAATATTTCCAGATCGGGATTATTGATGCGGCTGTAAATGAGACCGAGCTTTTCATTCGGACGTTGTTCCCGTTTGCCATAGGCAACTTCGAAGAATGCTTTTCCTTCTTCAGCTGTTTTAAATACAAATGTGGAAGTTTGAAAGATCGGACACTTAATTGCCCCTTCAGACCATTCGGGATTGTAACCGTA is a genomic window of Bacteroidota bacterium containing:
- a CDS encoding aminopeptidase P N-terminal domain-containing protein; translated protein: MKSAWYIILGLVTLGIAQENDGLKYIQYDTDVITPSEYKTRRDSVMKMIGQDAAAVFYSSPERMRNGDVDFLYRQADNFYYLTGFTEANALLILSPKGIRVKVNDSTTITTNEVLFVQARNPQAEAWTGRRYGTEGAMKIIGIQSSLPNDKFKSIFQQTLFSGIKYLYAQSVTSDVTGQLRELLSPIVSYVDNAKRYNSKIELRDPNAIVHTMRIIKSKQEIEMLRKASEISAIAHNQAMISVEPGMYEYEVQALYEYAFQRQGSEFNGYPCINGTAENSVILHYNTNRKKINNGDIVLSDCAAEYRGYSSDVTRSYPANGKFTKEQKEIYQIVLNAQKAAIAKIKPGVMWNEVSAAADSVIVEGLFSLGIMKQKEGMGFKKFYNHGLGHPVGLNVHDVGQQMMVSGMLYTVEPGIYIPENSEGVDKKYFNIGIRIEDVILVTENGNENLSVSAVREISDIELLMKKKGIGNQPLK
- a CDS encoding methylated-DNA--[protein]-cysteine S-methyltransferase gives rise to the protein MKKYIEHKKTMTLTADTMYNALLRKDSTFEGTFYAAIKTTGIFCRPTCTARKPKRENVEYYSTPKDAILHGYRPCKVCAPMTVVGDYPTEIKKIIFRITEHPLDKLKDGDLRSMNIEPNRIRRWFKRHHGITFHSYQRMMRINSAFKKLSEGESVTSAAYDSGYESLSGFSDAFRSLIGKAPSDHSATNIITITRFPTPLGPMFACATNEGICLLEYTDRRMLEFELRDIRKRLHGSILFGSNKHLERLQVQLKEYFDGKRKTFDLPLITPGTEFQNRVWKQLHNIPYGETVSYKQQAERMKHGKAVRAVANANGFNRMSIIIPCHRVIGSDGSLTGYGGGLWRKKWLLDFEKKNR
- a CDS encoding cystathionine gamma-synthase family protein; the encoded protein is MNNKNLHPESLMMSYGYNPEWSEGAIKCPIFQTSTFVFKTAEEGKAFFEVAYGKREQRPNEKLGLIYSRINNPDLEILENRLTLWDGAEDCAVFESGMSAISTVLLEFLKPGDTILYSSPLYGGTEHFLQHVLTQFGINIIRFKTGEFREEVIDIVEQSGHADTLKMIYIETPANPTLDLIDIACCKEIATYFSTKEKEVYLAVDNTYFGPLWQHPLKHGADIVLYSATKYIGGHSDVIAGAVLGSSKIIKRIKTLRTFLGNMAGPWTGWLLLRSLETLKPRMETQAHNAKHVAEFLAHHQKIERVYYLGFLDKTNPVQYDVYKKQCLSPGAMLSFDVVGGEKEAFTFLNNLKLIKLAVSLGSTESLAEHPATMTHMDLDDNEKIELNITGKLIRLSVGVEHYDDLIADIAQALDHIHLKTDVFNLTSEEIEAF